In Bradysia coprophila strain Holo2 unplaced genomic scaffold, BU_Bcop_v1 contig_358, whole genome shotgun sequence, one DNA window encodes the following:
- the LOC119081824 gene encoding leucine-rich repeat and transmembrane domain-containing protein 1-like, whose protein sequence is MRTFCVLFVTILSLCIGIQGINVEGEIVQGENVKFVAKHWDITTEDVTITSINGKEASFYGDKKVTYLDILDQTVHYLPKGIENFFPLLEKLSIVGSELNSVKSDNLKPFVHLQTVNLKNNKITTLDSNVFEFNPEITTLWMSRNNLKHIGADILTPLKKLTYADFSANECVDKLIDEEGSETVDFSTLVNEFKTKCA, encoded by the exons ATGAG GACATTTTGTGTACTATTTGTGACAATTTTGTCGCTTTGCATTGGAATTCAGGGCATCAATGTGGAAGGCGAAATTGTTCAAggagaaaatgtgaaatttgttgCAAAACACTGGGACATTACAACCGAAGATGTGACGATCACTAGTATTAATGGAAAGGAGGCATCGTTTTATGGCGACAAAAAAGTCACCTATCTAGACATTCTCGACCAAACCGTTCATTATTTGCCAAAAGGAATCGAAAACTTTTTCCCGCTTCTCGAAAAACTGTCGATCGTTGGTTCGGAACTCAACTCAGTGAAATCCGACAACTTGAAGCCTTTTGTCCATCTGCAAACGGTTAActtgaaaaacaacaaaatcaccACCCTTGACAGTAATGTGTTTGAGTTCAACCCTGAAATCACTACACTTTGGATGAGCCGAAACAACTTGAAACATATTGGAGCTGACATCTTGACACCGTTGAAGAAATTGACGTACGCCGATTTTTCGGCAAACGAATGTGTTGACAAATTGATTGACGAGGAAGGTTCAGAGACAGTTGATTTCTCCACCTTGGTCAACGAATTTAAAACCAAGTGTGcataa